A window of the Pseudomonas gozinkensis genome harbors these coding sequences:
- a CDS encoding isopenicillin N synthase family dioxygenase: protein MPHTSDITALPILDLSLLDGTPSQRQAFLDDLRHAARDVGFFYLTGHGIDTSLLTQVQDYARQFFALPDSEKTAVGMINSPHFRGYNRAASEITRGQPDQREQFDLGAERDVLPLNADSPLWARLQGPNQWPEALPQLKPLLLDWQQAMTQMSLRLLRAFAQSLSLPEDAFDRLYGDKPNEHIKLMRYPGQASTASNQGVGAHKDSGFLSFLLQDQQAGLQVEIEEGRWIDALPRDNTLVVNIGELLELATNGYLRATVHRVVSPPVGSERLSIAFFLGAQLDAVVPLYPLPTALLREARGPASDPLNPLFRDVGWNYLKGRLRSHPDVAQRFYADASNTRTPLRKTANA from the coding sequence ATGCCGCACACCTCAGACATCACCGCATTACCCATCCTCGACCTGTCCCTGCTCGACGGTACGCCGTCGCAACGCCAGGCCTTTCTCGATGACTTGCGCCACGCTGCCCGCGATGTGGGTTTTTTCTACCTGACCGGCCATGGCATCGACACCAGCCTGCTCACACAAGTGCAGGACTACGCCCGCCAGTTCTTCGCCTTGCCTGACAGCGAGAAAACCGCCGTCGGCATGATCAATTCGCCGCACTTTCGCGGTTACAACCGCGCCGCCTCGGAGATCACCCGAGGCCAGCCCGATCAACGTGAACAGTTCGATCTGGGCGCCGAGCGCGACGTCTTGCCGTTGAACGCCGACAGTCCGTTGTGGGCGCGGCTGCAAGGGCCGAATCAATGGCCCGAAGCGTTGCCGCAACTCAAGCCGCTGCTGCTCGACTGGCAGCAGGCGATGACCCAGATGTCGCTGCGTCTGCTGCGCGCATTCGCCCAGTCACTGTCGCTGCCGGAAGATGCCTTCGACCGGTTGTACGGCGACAAACCCAACGAACACATCAAGCTGATGCGTTATCCGGGGCAAGCCTCGACGGCGAGCAATCAGGGCGTCGGTGCGCATAAGGACTCGGGTTTTCTCAGCTTCCTGCTGCAAGACCAGCAGGCCGGCCTGCAAGTGGAAATCGAAGAGGGGCGCTGGATCGATGCGCTGCCTCGGGACAACACCTTGGTGGTGAATATCGGCGAGCTGCTGGAGCTGGCCACAAACGGTTACCTGCGCGCCACGGTGCATCGGGTGGTGTCGCCACCGGTGGGCAGCGAGCGTTTGTCCATTGCGTTTTTTCTCGGTGCGCAACTGGATGCGGTGGTGCCGCTTTATCCCTTGCCGACGGCGCTGTTGCGTGAGGCGCGCGGCCCGGCGAGTGATCCGCTCAATCCGTTGTTCCGCGATGTCGGCTGGAATTACCTCAAGGGCCGACTGCGCTCCCATCCCGATGTCGCTCAGCGCTTCTACGCCGATGCGTCGAATACCCGGACACCGCTTCGCAAGACCGCCAACGCCTGA
- a CDS encoding DUF4265 domain-containing protein, which translates to MKDVKPDCRLVDKTSPVHIQVFAGNRSDGPVYEELPARHVGATAYELLSSPGLALNMARGDVISIKNKNTHAVVLERGGNFCIHIYADSIPAADIAELEVDVRRELGGTLDGVFEGNLSLAVPASNGMNKINEVFDRFRDRTGIQWYYANIYQNLDDDDDETLLNWWLEG; encoded by the coding sequence ATGAAAGATGTAAAACCGGATTGTCGCCTGGTCGATAAAACCAGTCCTGTTCATATTCAGGTATTTGCAGGTAATCGCTCTGATGGCCCGGTGTACGAGGAACTCCCGGCTCGTCATGTAGGCGCGACAGCCTATGAATTGCTGTCCTCACCCGGGCTGGCGCTGAATATGGCTCGCGGAGACGTCATATCGATCAAAAACAAAAACACCCATGCGGTAGTGCTTGAACGAGGTGGTAACTTTTGCATTCACATCTACGCCGATTCCATTCCAGCTGCGGATATCGCTGAGCTGGAAGTCGATGTGCGGCGTGAACTGGGTGGAACGCTGGACGGCGTGTTTGAGGGCAATCTTTCGTTGGCTGTTCCAGCGAGCAACGGGATGAACAAGATCAACGAGGTTTTTGACCGATTTCGCGATAGAACCGGGATTCAATGGTATTACGCCAACATCTATCAGAACCTGGATGACGATGATGACGAGACGCTGTTGAACTGGTGGCTCGAAGGCTGA
- a CDS encoding Imm43 family immunity protein, producing MEYFVLSQKEESGCPVGLLQADLYDKFYSDTKGVEHGFFPWYAEKIHYKTHTPYPEGMVLISKDKFYDFDIRSIARFYIVSDEFMSVCSELDVAVTDSVPIKVVSKAGESISSRNYNAVLFEELDARSQTDPASTFIEEDGLIFRFKKLVLPAGFNRNLFKFKGLISGSNTLICSSEFKKLAEGIKGVNFTPLKDVIWSGVRPI from the coding sequence ATGGAATACTTTGTGCTTTCTCAAAAGGAAGAGTCCGGTTGCCCGGTCGGACTCTTGCAGGCGGATCTTTACGATAAATTCTATTCAGATACCAAGGGCGTCGAGCATGGTTTTTTTCCGTGGTATGCGGAGAAAATTCATTACAAAACTCACACGCCTTATCCAGAAGGTATGGTGCTCATTTCCAAAGACAAGTTCTATGATTTTGATATACGTAGCATTGCCCGCTTTTATATAGTTAGTGACGAATTTATGTCTGTTTGCAGCGAGTTGGATGTTGCTGTTACTGATTCGGTGCCAATCAAGGTGGTTTCCAAAGCTGGAGAAAGTATTTCATCCAGAAACTACAATGCTGTTCTTTTTGAGGAACTGGATGCGCGCTCGCAAACTGACCCGGCATCGACTTTTATAGAGGAGGATGGATTGATTTTCAGATTCAAAAAGCTTGTATTGCCAGCAGGCTTTAATCGGAATCTGTTCAAGTTCAAGGGGCTGATTTCAGGTAGTAATACGCTTATCTGTTCCAGTGAGTTCAAGAAGCTCGCGGAGGGGATCAAAGGGGTGAACTTCACTCCTCTGAAGGATGTGATCTGGTCGGGCGTGAGACCTATTTGA
- a CDS encoding MetQ/NlpA family ABC transporter substrate-binding protein, whose protein sequence is MLKKAGLTLAVLGALVTSFGAQALEPLRVAADPVPHAQILAYIQKLDPQLNLKVIEIPQGVNSNELLVHGDVDANYFQHLPYLQSQEKALGEKLAVAATVHIEPLGIYSHRHKTFAQVPDKGTVAVPNNVTNLSRALYLLQDNGLIKLKPGFNDPAADQATPKDIAENPKHLKILEIESPQLPRALDDVDLAVINGNYALEAGLVPAKDALGLEKAEHNPYANILVTTPKLENDPRIQQLAKDLTSPQVAKYIAENFKGSVIPVADAKP, encoded by the coding sequence GTGTTGAAAAAAGCAGGCTTGACCCTGGCCGTCCTCGGCGCGCTGGTGACTTCGTTTGGCGCTCAAGCGCTGGAGCCATTGCGCGTTGCCGCCGACCCGGTGCCTCACGCGCAGATTCTGGCGTACATCCAGAAACTCGATCCGCAGCTCAACCTCAAGGTGATCGAAATCCCGCAGGGCGTGAACTCCAACGAGCTGCTGGTGCACGGCGATGTGGACGCCAACTACTTCCAGCATTTGCCGTACCTGCAATCTCAGGAAAAGGCCCTCGGTGAAAAACTCGCGGTGGCCGCCACGGTGCACATCGAGCCGCTGGGGATTTACTCCCATCGCCACAAAACCTTTGCCCAAGTGCCGGACAAAGGCACGGTCGCGGTGCCGAACAACGTCACCAACCTGAGCCGCGCGCTGTACCTGTTGCAGGACAACGGCCTGATCAAACTCAAGCCCGGCTTCAATGACCCGGCGGCCGATCAGGCAACGCCGAAGGACATCGCCGAAAACCCGAAACACCTGAAGATTCTCGAAATCGAATCGCCGCAATTGCCTCGTGCGCTGGATGACGTGGACCTGGCGGTGATCAACGGCAACTACGCGCTGGAAGCCGGGTTGGTGCCGGCCAAGGATGCGCTCGGTCTGGAGAAGGCCGAACACAACCCTTACGCCAACATTCTGGTGACCACACCGAAGCTGGAAAACGATCCGCGCATTCAGCAACTGGCCAAGGATCTGACCTCGCCGCAAGTCGCCAAGTACATCGCCGAGAACTTCAAGGGCTCGGTGATCCCGGTGGCGGATGCCAAGCCATGA
- a CDS encoding imm11 family protein — protein MKIFTLKSNTRDYSSFIEEYPANQQSIISRTMAQQWKRFDESIEPVRLILTASDSGKKNFQFDVSCALFPFVIFSEDAVEALSEHFLAEHGQFLPVITESKRKSFSGYFPIDPVKKCLDMERSKYREYPNGLLVEKAVLVARHLPERDMFVIEEGIKRIFVTERFKEQVEQSGLKGFDFSNEIEVV, from the coding sequence ATGAAAATCTTCACCTTGAAATCGAACACCCGAGACTACTCGTCATTTATTGAAGAGTACCCGGCCAACCAGCAAAGCATTATCAGCCGTACCATGGCGCAGCAGTGGAAACGGTTCGACGAGAGTATCGAGCCTGTCAGACTGATCTTGACTGCCAGCGACAGCGGCAAGAAGAACTTCCAGTTTGATGTCAGTTGCGCATTGTTCCCGTTTGTCATCTTCAGTGAGGATGCCGTCGAGGCTCTCTCCGAACACTTTCTGGCTGAGCATGGGCAGTTTTTGCCCGTCATTACCGAGAGCAAGCGCAAATCGTTTTCCGGCTACTTCCCGATCGACCCGGTAAAAAAATGCCTGGACATGGAGCGATCAAAGTACCGGGAATATCCCAACGGGCTATTAGTCGAAAAAGCGGTTCTTGTCGCTCGCCACCTGCCCGAGCGAGACATGTTCGTGATTGAGGAAGGCATCAAGCGCATCTTTGTGACGGAGCGGTTCAAGGAACAGGTAGAGCAATCTGGACTGAAGGGGTTCGATTTTTCGAATGAGATAGAAGTGGTGTGA
- a CDS encoding methionine ABC transporter ATP-binding protein — protein MIVVEQLSKTYPSASTPALDQVSLSIPDGAIYGILGRSGAGKSTLLRCLNLLERPDAGRILLDGEDLTALSDSELRRQRQRIGMIFQGFNLLHSRNVFDNVAVPLEIAKVTKPQRHERVRELLDLVGLSDKAEAFPSQLSGGQKQRVGIARALAARPAYLLSDEATSALDPETTASILELLRDINRQLGLTIVLITHELDVVKSICDHAASMANGKLVETGPVARLLTDPQSALGASLRPSCGLPLGHDAPGLSFLRQYGVRAAHS, from the coding sequence ATGATCGTCGTCGAGCAATTGAGCAAGACCTATCCGTCAGCGTCGACGCCGGCGCTGGATCAGGTGTCGCTGAGCATTCCCGATGGCGCGATCTACGGGATTCTCGGGCGCAGCGGCGCGGGTAAATCAACGTTGCTGCGTTGTCTCAATCTGCTCGAACGTCCGGATGCCGGGCGGATTCTGCTGGACGGAGAAGACCTCACGGCGCTGTCCGATAGCGAACTGCGCCGCCAGCGTCAGCGCATCGGCATGATTTTTCAGGGCTTCAATTTGCTGCATTCGCGCAACGTGTTCGACAACGTCGCGGTGCCGCTGGAAATCGCCAAAGTCACCAAACCACAGCGCCATGAACGGGTTCGGGAGCTGCTGGATCTGGTGGGGCTGAGCGACAAGGCCGAAGCTTTTCCATCGCAACTCTCCGGCGGGCAGAAGCAGCGGGTGGGCATCGCCCGGGCCTTGGCGGCGCGTCCGGCGTATCTGCTGTCGGACGAAGCCACCAGCGCCCTCGACCCGGAAACCACGGCGTCGATTCTGGAGCTGTTGCGCGACATCAACCGCCAGCTCGGTTTGACCATCGTGCTGATCACCCACGAGCTGGACGTGGTCAAGTCGATCTGCGATCACGCCGCATCCATGGCCAACGGAAAACTGGTGGAGACGGGGCCGGTGGCCAGATTGCTCACCGATCCGCAGTCCGCCCTCGGTGCTTCGCTGCGGCCCAGTTGCGGCTTGCCGCTGGGGCATGACGCGCCCGGTTTGAGTTTTCTGCGGCAATACGGCGTGCGGGCGGCCCACTCATGA
- a CDS encoding suppressor of fused domain protein, translating to MSIVEHIEKHFGKIYQGWDFSEGAHSYQVIECRDGSVEGVVTFCTLGLSHVGLKSSVSAQVIRHELLLSIDQNEIPKNAVAIVKQLADDAIKSCCALLNNQLIQRGGVVFDDYSLSAVWIKPPVFFGDESFSYTGPDTHGLTCVFAWIIPLFDTELKYIEEKGADAFEVLLEETSIDLFSLSRGSLVD from the coding sequence ATGAGCATTGTTGAACATATAGAGAAGCACTTTGGAAAAATTTACCAAGGGTGGGACTTTTCTGAAGGTGCACATTCTTATCAAGTAATTGAGTGTCGGGATGGTAGTGTGGAAGGCGTTGTCACATTTTGTACGCTGGGCCTTTCACATGTAGGGCTTAAGTCTTCGGTGTCTGCACAAGTAATACGTCACGAATTATTATTGTCTATTGATCAGAATGAGATCCCCAAGAATGCGGTCGCAATCGTAAAGCAACTCGCAGATGATGCTATTAAATCCTGTTGTGCCTTGTTGAATAACCAGTTAATACAGAGGGGGGGAGTTGTTTTTGATGATTATTCGCTCTCTGCTGTATGGATCAAGCCTCCGGTTTTTTTTGGAGATGAATCATTTTCTTATACTGGGCCTGATACGCATGGCCTTACATGCGTTTTTGCGTGGATTATTCCACTATTTGACACGGAACTTAAATATATAGAAGAAAAAGGTGCGGATGCTTTTGAAGTGTTGCTTGAAGAAACATCGATTGATTTGTTTTCACTAAGTAGGGGTAGTTTGGTCGATTAA
- a CDS encoding PAAR domain-containing protein, with protein sequence MKDAIRLGDSTTHGGKVLEAFSRTDLNGKPIAGVGHKVSCPLCKGIFPIAEGSSTYTVDGVPIALDGMKTACGAALIASGPKGAVVS encoded by the coding sequence ATGAAAGACGCAATCCGCCTCGGCGATTCCACCACCCACGGTGGCAAAGTCCTCGAAGCCTTCTCCCGCACCGACCTCAATGGCAAGCCTATAGCCGGAGTCGGTCACAAGGTCAGTTGCCCATTGTGCAAGGGGATTTTCCCGATTGCCGAGGGCAGCAGCACCTATACCGTCGATGGGGTGCCCATCGCGCTCGACGGTATGAAAACTGCCTGTGGTGCCGCGCTGATTGCCAGCGGCCCGAAAGGGGCGGTTGTCAGTTGA
- a CDS encoding RHS repeat-associated core domain-containing protein, whose amino-acid sequence MTTETAVVKREPQVAIVPLNAIDIQDVASSAATFDAWLQSASGGVVTLDRIKNVAGALPVVGNIMALVDALGDIVTLSNAQKRDLLAWASLGINLIGVLPLPPAMAAARMTLRPTLFLVRQEMKATSKMLLSSSVIEVLIGHLNESIIGTLDDFVEQAKGKLPGILADAGKLGEDVINEIAKGLETVANGKLDAKGDLNAASAQASAAVDQFKNDPLASIGNIFGAAASAYKAAGKGLANSAADHLLPDDVKKRVATETAKLRAMGPELRTQLSKLDDESVQNSIGWLLLILSSAVAVWRKRNAHGQGAGVKPDQTSQAKRTASEGALGATGRQAPATHAPNPKRNCACSSTRHSINFSLGSESLSHTDFSLPGPFPIEWTRTYNSRLDAYDQSELGARWISEFTTRFDCVDDGLTFYGADGRDHSYPLPKVGLFHYDAIENITLIRASEDQLLLCHGFERKETYVRRGQRYVLTNISLRNGAGIMLHYEHRHGEQSVLSDLITYQENDFTKVHLHLGTMIDDHGRLTGLWQIVDGEPQRQLCAYQYDAYGDLIQAQDENGAVWSYQFQHHLITRYTDRTGRGMNLQWDGPGSKAKAIREWADDGSFDTRLEWDENIRLTYVTDALGNETWHYYDILGYTYRIRYADERSEWFFRDEAKNIVRRVNADGSTDRYSYDERSNLLEHIRADHTVMHYAYDDQDMLIKISDAEGGQWQRAYDDQGNLVEALDPLGNKTEYAYNKSGQPTAIKDANGNEKTLDYNDAGQMVEYVDCSGKTSAWEYNELGQMICFTDAAGNATEYEYKAGQLVLIKHPDKTEERFERDAEGRLLTHVDGLDRCTTWSYSAAGLIAERVDAAEQTLRYRWDRLGRLTALENENEQRAHFHYDPVGRLLEESGFDGRSTRYQYDSLTGRLAQSINGKRVISVSFDPMGRLTERRATLGEQSQSETFAYDGNGNMVLADNADSRLQWFHDPAGNLLREHQHYLGLEKPTVAIWQHEYDVLNQRVATVRPDGHRVSWLTYGSGHLLGMRLDEHELIGYERDDLHREVARHQGNHLLQTQSWDPAGRLQEQLLGRSDDKSTLLKREYKYDAAGQLTDINDSRRGPLAYRYDPVGRLLSAVTRQGVETFAFDPAGNLLDDQTAEIRRPLDLTPPRSKLVDNLLREYAGTHYDYDERGNQIQRWQNGQRSDLRWDLFDRLVHFEDPRLSVDFAYDALGRRLHKNSRAHYKQRPEAGSLWNRNEHARKQRELGCGFTLYGWDGDNLAWESSLAQDDGEPGRTVHYVFEPGTFVPIAQAVRHAPIKLMGQPDYSGEYSLDEDPLWNHKATALPFDALAWYQCDHLGTPQELTDSQGNMAWTAQYKAWGQVTEQRSEWARQHGVTNPIRFQGQYHDHETGLHYNRYRYYDPRVGRFISQDPIGFAGGINIYQYAPNANGWIDPLGLVKGTNEKGQVTSRGGWRKASVRDAWNSALPGPNGGKICPVCETEVEVAPGTGPRDWDMDHHPDPWSKRDFPDGVSRKEVLDNYQTGVILKCPSCNRREGNRK is encoded by the coding sequence ATGACCACTGAAACTGCTGTTGTAAAACGTGAACCTCAGGTTGCGATCGTTCCTTTAAATGCCATCGACATTCAGGATGTCGCCAGCAGCGCGGCGACCTTCGATGCCTGGCTGCAATCGGCCAGTGGCGGCGTGGTCACCCTCGACCGGATCAAGAACGTCGCCGGCGCCTTACCCGTGGTAGGCAACATCATGGCGCTGGTCGATGCGCTGGGTGACATCGTCACCCTGTCGAACGCGCAGAAACGCGACCTACTCGCGTGGGCCAGTCTCGGTATCAATCTGATCGGTGTTTTGCCGCTGCCACCGGCAATGGCGGCAGCACGCATGACCTTGCGCCCAACCCTGTTTCTGGTGCGTCAGGAGATGAAGGCCACCAGCAAGATGCTGCTCAGTTCATCGGTCATCGAAGTCCTGATCGGACACTTGAACGAGTCCATCATCGGTACGCTCGACGATTTCGTTGAACAGGCCAAAGGCAAGCTGCCGGGCATTCTGGCGGACGCTGGCAAGCTGGGCGAGGACGTCATCAACGAGATTGCCAAAGGCCTCGAGACGGTGGCCAATGGCAAGCTTGATGCCAAGGGCGATCTCAATGCGGCCAGCGCACAGGCGAGTGCAGCGGTCGATCAATTCAAGAATGATCCCCTTGCGTCGATCGGCAACATCTTCGGCGCCGCGGCCAGCGCCTATAAAGCCGCAGGCAAAGGCTTGGCCAACAGTGCAGCCGATCACCTGCTGCCCGATGACGTGAAGAAGCGGGTTGCTACGGAAACCGCAAAACTGCGAGCGATGGGCCCGGAGCTGCGCACCCAGTTGAGTAAGCTGGACGATGAGTCCGTTCAGAACTCCATCGGCTGGTTGCTGTTGATACTGTCCAGTGCCGTGGCAGTGTGGCGCAAGCGCAATGCCCATGGTCAAGGGGCCGGTGTCAAACCGGATCAGACCAGCCAGGCCAAGCGCACGGCCTCGGAAGGGGCGCTGGGAGCGACGGGCCGACAGGCTCCGGCGACTCACGCCCCTAACCCGAAAAGAAACTGTGCCTGCTCCAGCACCCGTCACAGCATTAACTTTTCCCTGGGTTCGGAAAGCCTCAGCCATACCGATTTCAGCCTGCCCGGCCCATTCCCGATCGAATGGACACGCACTTACAACTCACGCCTCGACGCCTACGATCAGAGCGAGCTCGGCGCCCGCTGGATCAGCGAGTTCACCACACGTTTCGACTGCGTGGACGATGGCCTGACCTTCTACGGTGCCGACGGCCGTGACCACAGCTATCCGCTGCCCAAAGTCGGTCTGTTTCATTACGACGCCATCGAAAACATCACCCTCATTCGTGCCAGCGAAGATCAGCTATTGCTGTGCCACGGTTTCGAACGCAAGGAAACCTACGTCCGTCGTGGCCAGCGTTATGTGCTGACCAACATTTCGCTGCGCAATGGCGCCGGGATCATGCTGCATTACGAGCATCGGCACGGCGAACAATCGGTGCTCTCGGACCTGATCACCTATCAGGAAAACGACTTCACCAAAGTCCACCTGCACCTCGGTACGATGATCGACGATCACGGCCGACTGACGGGTCTCTGGCAAATCGTTGACGGCGAACCGCAGCGACAGCTCTGCGCCTACCAGTACGACGCCTATGGCGACCTGATTCAAGCACAGGACGAGAACGGTGCAGTCTGGTCGTATCAGTTCCAGCATCACCTGATCACCCGCTACACCGACCGCACCGGACGCGGCATGAACCTGCAGTGGGACGGCCCGGGCTCCAAGGCCAAAGCCATCCGCGAATGGGCGGACGACGGCAGCTTCGACACGCGCCTGGAGTGGGACGAAAACATCCGTCTGACCTACGTCACCGACGCCCTCGGCAACGAGACCTGGCACTACTACGACATCCTTGGCTACACCTACCGCATTCGCTACGCGGACGAGCGTTCGGAATGGTTCTTCCGCGATGAGGCCAAGAACATCGTGCGCCGTGTCAATGCCGACGGCAGCACCGATCGCTACAGCTACGATGAACGCAGTAACCTGCTCGAACACATCCGTGCCGATCACACGGTGATGCATTACGCCTACGACGATCAAGACATGCTGATCAAAATCAGCGATGCCGAGGGTGGTCAGTGGCAACGCGCCTATGACGACCAAGGCAACCTGGTCGAAGCGCTCGATCCGCTGGGCAACAAAACCGAATACGCCTACAACAAATCCGGTCAGCCCACCGCGATCAAGGACGCCAACGGCAACGAAAAGACGTTGGACTACAACGACGCCGGGCAAATGGTCGAGTACGTCGACTGCTCAGGCAAGACCAGCGCCTGGGAATACAACGAACTGGGGCAGATGATCTGCTTCACCGACGCCGCCGGTAACGCCACCGAATACGAATACAAGGCTGGCCAACTGGTGCTGATCAAGCACCCGGACAAGACTGAAGAGCGCTTCGAACGCGACGCCGAAGGCCGGCTGTTGACGCATGTCGACGGTCTCGATCGCTGCACTACCTGGAGCTACAGCGCGGCCGGTTTGATCGCCGAACGTGTCGATGCCGCCGAGCAAACCCTGCGCTATCGCTGGGACCGTCTCGGACGGCTAACGGCTCTGGAAAACGAAAACGAACAACGCGCACACTTCCACTATGACCCGGTCGGTCGACTGCTGGAAGAGAGCGGATTTGACGGGCGCAGCACACGCTATCAGTACGACTCGCTAACCGGTCGCCTTGCCCAATCGATCAATGGCAAACGCGTCATCTCGGTGAGCTTCGACCCGATGGGACGTTTGACTGAACGTCGCGCCACCTTGGGCGAGCAGTCGCAAAGCGAAACCTTTGCCTACGATGGCAACGGCAACATGGTGCTGGCCGACAACGCCGACAGCCGCCTGCAATGGTTCCACGACCCGGCCGGCAATCTGCTGCGCGAACACCAACATTACCTCGGACTGGAAAAGCCCACCGTCGCGATCTGGCAGCACGAGTACGACGTGCTTAACCAGCGTGTTGCCACCGTTCGCCCGGACGGCCACCGCGTCAGTTGGCTCACTTACGGCAGCGGCCACCTGCTGGGCATGCGCCTGGACGAGCATGAGCTGATCGGTTACGAACGCGACGACCTGCACCGCGAAGTTGCCCGCCACCAAGGCAATCACCTGCTGCAAACTCAAAGCTGGGACCCGGCCGGTCGCTTGCAGGAGCAACTGCTGGGGCGCAGCGATGACAAAAGCACGCTGCTCAAGCGCGAATACAAATACGACGCTGCCGGCCAACTGACTGACATTAACGACAGTCGCCGCGGCCCGCTCGCCTATCGTTACGATCCCGTCGGCCGACTGCTCAGCGCCGTGACGCGTCAAGGCGTTGAAACGTTCGCCTTCGACCCGGCCGGTAACCTGCTGGATGACCAGACTGCCGAAATCCGTCGTCCACTGGATCTGACGCCACCGCGCAGCAAACTGGTCGACAACCTGCTGCGCGAATACGCCGGCACCCACTACGACTACGACGAACGCGGTAACCAGATCCAGCGCTGGCAAAACGGCCAACGCAGTGATCTACGTTGGGACCTGTTTGATCGACTGGTGCATTTCGAAGATCCGCGCCTGAGCGTGGATTTCGCTTACGACGCACTGGGACGACGCCTGCACAAAAACTCCCGTGCGCACTACAAGCAGCGGCCTGAAGCAGGTTCCCTCTGGAACAGAAACGAGCACGCCCGCAAACAGCGTGAACTGGGCTGCGGTTTTACGCTTTACGGATGGGATGGCGACAATCTTGCGTGGGAAAGCAGTCTGGCGCAGGACGATGGTGAGCCAGGTCGAACGGTGCATTACGTCTTTGAACCGGGCACTTTTGTCCCGATCGCTCAAGCTGTGCGCCACGCGCCGATCAAGCTCATGGGGCAGCCGGATTACAGCGGTGAATACAGCCTTGATGAGGATCCGTTGTGGAATCACAAAGCCACGGCATTACCGTTTGATGCGCTGGCCTGGTACCAGTGCGATCACCTGGGAACACCGCAGGAACTGACGGATTCGCAAGGCAACATGGCTTGGACCGCGCAGTACAAGGCGTGGGGGCAGGTGACGGAACAGCGTTCAGAATGGGCGCGGCAGCATGGCGTGACGAACCCGATACGGTTCCAGGGGCAGTATCACGATCATGAGACGGGGCTGCACTACAATCGATATAGGTACTATGATCCGAGGGTTGGGCGGTTTATTTCGCAGGATCCTATTGGCTTCGCGGGCGGCATTAACATCTACCAGTATGCGCCAAACGCCAATGGTTGGATTGATCCGCTTGGATTGGTTAAAGGTACAAATGAAAAAGGTCAGGTCACGAGTCGTGGAGGATGGAGAAAGGCATCTGTGAGGGACGCATGGAATAGTGCCCTTCCCGGACCGAACGGAGGCAAAATCTGTCCTGTGTGCGAAACAGAAGTAGAAGTTGCCCCAGGAACAGGTCCGCGAGATTGGGATATGGATCACCATCCCGATCCGTGGAGCAAAAGAGATTTCCCAGACGGCGTAAGTCGAAAAGAGGTTCTCGACAACTACCAGACGGGCGTTATTCTAAAATGCCCATCCTGCAACCGTAGAGAAGGAAATCGAAAATGA
- a CDS encoding PAAR domain-containing protein, translating into MKDAIRLGDSTTHGGKVLEAFSRTDLNGKPIAGLGHKVSCPLCKGIFPIAEGSSTYTVDGVPIALDGMKTACGAALIASGPKGAVVS; encoded by the coding sequence ATGAAAGACGCAATCCGCCTCGGCGACTCCACCACTCACGGTGGCAAAGTCCTCGAAGCCTTCTCTCGGACCGACCTCAACGGCAAGCCGATTGCCGGGCTCGGTCACAAGGTCAGTTGCCCATTGTGCAAGGGGATTTTCCCGATTGCCGAGGGCAGTAGCACCTACACCGTCGATGGTGTGCCCATCGCGCTCGACGGCATGAAAACCGCCTGCGGTGCAGCGTTGATCGCCAGTGGACCCAAAGGGGCTGTGGTCAGCTGA